In Corticium candelabrum chromosome 1, ooCorCand1.1, whole genome shotgun sequence, the genomic stretch ACTTTGCCAAAAAATGGCCACCAGAAGGACGtttgcagctcaagatgccaactcAGCGGCAAGTGAGCGACCTTTCTTCTCAACTACAGCTTCCGGTTTCAAATCAAAATGCCACTACTACTTTTCGTGGAATATACCGCTTATGTGGAGAGTCAACTTACTATACAAGAAATCACGCGATCTTATCAGTGGACTGTCTAGAGAATTGAATTACTTTGAGAGAataaaaatagacaaataattaaatcaaaaattgGGCAATATTGCACATCAAATTCTCAAAAAAATAAGGATTCATAAAAAATTCTAAACTAATTTTGGAGTCTCggaaaacattaggagcagtagaGTAGTTTCTGGCAACATGAGGCTTATCTTGTTTCCACACTCCCGCACTGTTGTCCATTACCCGCATAGAAATGCAAAGTTTAGAACGAGGTTAATGGGAGCCCAGTTTATACAGAACACGTCCAAAGTATTAATAGCTACGGTGTAGGTTATTCATGTGCGGCCATATGAGAGGGGGTTTGCTTGCAACCTCAACCCCACCAGGTACAAAGTGTTTTTCAAATTGAATCCAGCTGTTTGATTTATGCTATTTTGAAACACATGGATTTATTATACCATAATTTAGTGAACTCCTTAAACTTAGATATTAGTCTCTCGCAATGTTTAATGTTGTTTTAGTCTAAggcaatggacagactgacttGTATTTAGATTGTCTCATCATTTTTGTCAAGTCTCTGCatacttttatttattttatttatacattttatGTGACAGGGTTATCAAAATGATGCAATAGGACTGAAGACGTTGGATGAGCGTGGCGACTTTATCGTGTACAACATAACCGGTGTCCAACATATATACTGGCATCGCAATAGGACTGTGTTTGATTGCTGTATTGAAAAGTGGCTTACGTGACCTGTCACGAATGGTGGACTCGGTTATTGTCGAACCAATAGGAGATAATGGTAGGATTATTGCATGTAGATTTTAGAATAGTTTTGCTAGTGCATTGTTGATTTTATTGGCTTACTTGATGTGTGCTAGTTTAACTAAAACTAGCTTTAAGTGTTTGTAAATCAAAAAATCTAATAACGACTGTGTTGGAGTGCgcatacatttatttattttatgaCTGCATGCTGGATCATGCAGAAACGTACAACAATCTAACGGTAGAAACTGTCGTTACAAGCCAAGGCTAGCCATTCTAAAATATACTTGAAGATTCTCGCTGTTGTCAGGAGGCTAGATGTAGCAGTAGCAACCAAACAAGACCAAGGGATGTGTACCATCTTGATTTTGAGTGCGGTTTACCTGCATACTTTGACTTATCGGTACGAAATTCTTTACAACCGTCTTTTCTCACTCAAGCTGCAAGTTATCGAGGTTCAGCATTTGAAGCAGGAGAGATGGAGAAGGACGAATGACATAATTTCAATGTGTTCAGCACAGACAGCTTTTTTCATCTGCTCGTAGTTGTGACTCTGGATCTTTTGGACACCTTCTAGCCTTCAAGTGCTCAAGATTATAGCACGTAGAGCTTCTTTAAACATAAATTAGTCAATTCAATTAGTCAATCTGTTAgtcattttcatcagcaaatctctacaatactgtggtgtagcaatgCTAGAATGATACTAGCTAGATGTAGTATAGATGGTACGGCTAGTCCTTCCTGGGACTTGTAATAAATTGAATAATGTATATAATATGTTACTATGTAGATTAGCATTAGACAGTAATGACCATATACTTTTTGGTGTTGAGTTTTAGTTTTGAGTGTACCCACAATGGgtacgcgcgcgcgtgtgtgtctgtgtgtgtctgtgtgtctgtgtgtctgtgtgtctgtatgtgtctgtgtctgtgtgtctgtgtgtctgtatgtgtctgtgtctgtgtctgtgtctgtgtgtgtgtgtgtgtgggtgtgtgtgtgggtgtgtgggtgtgtgggtgtgtgtgggtgtgtgtgtgggtgtgtgtggtgtggtgtgtgtgtgtgtgtgtgtgtgtgtgtgtgtgtgtgtgtgtgtgtgtgtgtgtgtgtgtgtgtgtgtgtgtgtgtggtgtgtgtgtatgcaggGCCAAGCTGCGTATTTCTATGTGACCGTTAGGAATTCCCTACAGGCATCATAACTTCTACAGTCAGGCACCAACCAGGAGCAGCAGCTGCTGGAGGAGACTCCGAGAAAATTACATGGTATGAAGATGAAGTTAACGCAGCTAGATGTGACTTCTACCCTCTAGTTGTAGAGACACGGGGAGTTTGGTCTCCTAGTTGTTTAgagattttaaaaattatagtAATAACTCTAAAGCTATCCAGCATTTactgcaacaactttcttTTAGTCTTTGGCGGTATAATGCTGAATTGATTTTGGACAGactactgtctattcctcGTAAGTGTGAActgggaagtgagtaatgacaaaaaattttagtaagagctgctccagttggaccatgttacaccaattatcttaaatggttccagctgctgatctgttggtcttacaagataattggataataaccattgctccacccgtttgtcttttGATATGCTAAAGTATTATCCTTTcatttcgtttgtaggaaaggcttagataatttgataaacagaaatgccagacctagcggtttctaacgataccgagatcatcgtgAAAGTtcacaaaacagcagagatattgatgattctcaaagttcacacttatggggaacagacagtagccatctgtaatgttgacaatgttatgtgggagtatgtgtgatttgtttgcccaCTGTTAGTggataatatatatatatatatatatatatatatatatatatatatattcagaAACAGATAAATTGTAATGGTTCTCAACTCCTTAATGGAAAGGGGAGTTAACAAGACACAGCTTGTCTGAACACAATTTTATCGACCCATGTGGGGCTTGCAATTGGTTGCGGGCAGGACCCAACTCCAATCTAGGCCTCACCATTCCTCCGCATGAATTCGTAATTACGATCAGGACATGGCTCAGCATTCCAATGTTTCCTCTCCACCGTCATCTGCATGTTTTATGCTGCTTTGGCTCTATAATCGATCCATTTGGTGACCACCTAATCAGCTGCTCTAGGGTCCGCTACATGTTTAATGTCACAATGCTCTTTGTGATATTCCAAGCTTTGCTTGTTTTCAGAAAAGAACAGAACTGCTCAAGGAGACCAGGAGATGTGTATCATCCAGATTTCATGGATGGTCGACCTGGATATTTTGATGTTACAATCGGTAACTCTTTGCTGCCTTCCTATATATTGAAAGCAGCGATCAGTTCTGGTGCAGCAGCAAAAGTAGCAGAATGTGAAAAGATGCCAGGCATGAAGTCAGTGTTACTGCAGCAGGTGGTCTATTCTATCCACTACTAGTTTTTGAATCTCTGGGCTTCATATCATCTTTCTCTCTAAACACTTGAGAGGAAGACATCATCAACCAGCGGGATACCGTTTcctatatgtatatgtatatatatatatatatatatatatatatatatatatatatatatatatatatatatatatatatatatatatataaatcatGTGGGTAATgattacattaatttaattaattaattttaagaaTGGGAGTGCATGATTTGTTACAATTCATTACTTATATTTCCGTGCTCGCGCGTGACGTCTCCTGCTCTAGTGTACAAGTTGGTACAGTACGGTGGTTAACATCTGCGTCCTTCAACTGGTGCACTGTAAAGTGCAATGAGCGGCATGCTGTTGTTCGTTTTAATTTCACCTTTTTCTCACTCCACATTTTATCCGATTCGTCAACGAGCGACACAGTAACATATGCGGTCATACAAGCGACCGTTGTGTCTCCACCATATTCTAATGCCAATATCCCTGCAGCATCGAGTGACGGTGTCGTGAACATCGGAGAAAACCGTACGATTGTAGGACGGAGTCGTTGGCTGACGATGAAGGTGTTTTACGCAGGTTTCGGTTCTGTCTCGTCGTATATTCTGGCCTCTTGTTCAAAGCGGTCCCGTTCAACGCTTGTCACCGTCTTTGTGCGTGGCTTTAGAAACTCACGCAGATAGAATCGGATCTCGAATGGCCGGCAGTCATGGTCGAGAGAAGCTACGGATCGACGTTAAAGAAACGTTTGGATGAAGGTAATTACGTAAATgtgacaattaattattaaagctCAGAGACGAGACGAACGGATTGATCAACGAAAAGGCTCTTACCATTATCTGTGTTGTATTCGGAGTCGTTGTCGTGTTGTTCATGTTTGGATTGTCTTTCTTCTACATTCGAAGATGTCAAGCAGTCCAAGCAGAGGCGTAGCTATAGATATAGGTGCCGGTACCAGGCCTCCCCAATTTGTTTATACCGACATGAACTTTTTAATGCGTTACGATTGCTTGAGCAGGCCCGTAAGCTGGGGGGAGTTCGGGGGGAGGTTGGACGAACTGCTCGCTCAGCCGTGAAGGTCCACTTTCGATCCAATGTATTATATACTGACGCGTGTAGTACGCAAAAAAACGCGCCTCTAAATTTGTATGCGCTCCTATTATGGCAAATTCTCTCTATTGTTTTCATGCAATCCGTACATTTCTCgttatttttatataatatgtTTCTAATTGTAGTGTTTACATATCTAAAGAAAAGTGCTCCGTGCCTGGACGCAGCCGTATGGTTACTTTTTCTTATGTAGTCGCAAACCGCTATCTGCTCTTTTTCACTCCTAAAGCACGCGGCCTTTTCTACTTCGAAAAGCAATTAGTGCCCTTGCATGGCGGTGACTGGTTtcttgtactttgctttgtacTGGCGTTTGTTTGTGGGTCGTAACGTCACAAAATGTTTGTTCCTCATGCGCTCGCAAACCGCTGCAATTTTGCGCTCCACCTTTAGCTATCACGCAGCCTTTTCTTACTTTGAAATATGGTGTCGTTCGCGATAGTCTGCAGGTCGCCTGCATTCGTCTGTAGTTCGCaaaagttgacattgcagcaGAAAAGAGAAGACGAAGCTGCTGGCCGGCTTGAAACACATGCAGCACATGTGCCCGTCGATGGATGGCGAAAGCTTATTTTAAACCGGGACTGTCGAAACAGCTTCAAGCGAATACTTGGTCACTTATACTGGGTTACGTATTATccagtattttgtgttttctccgcCCAACAAGCGAATTGTTTGATGTCCCAACTATATAATTCGAAAGGCTGAAGAGTAACatgtatgtgacgtcattggtccaTTTGGTGTATTACACACCACCCATTTCTGAAGCCAGGCTACGGGCCTGTTGAGTGTATAGTATGCGATGTTtcctacatatatatatatatatatatatatatatatagtgcaTGTGGTAACAGTTGTTGCAGTGGGATCTTGCTAGACAAGATGTCAAAAAGGTGGGTATAACAACCGATTTCGGTAACGACTCTTCAAacaatgtatatacatacatgcatgcaaacacacatgtaTTTTTCCGTTTGTATTGAAAGAATCCAGTCCTTAAATAAAGGCTCAGTAACACTGCAATTATACATACATCAATTCAAGCAATCCATACATAGCAACTAGAGTAATTGTGGAAACATATCTACCGCAACATTACTTTCAAAAGTTATCTAAGCATCACATCTCCAGTTGCATGCAAATAAGTAAAAGGTGCGAGACTCTGGAAGATGATTGTGAAACGAGTACAAGAGGCTACTGCACGACTACTATTCTTacaaatgtacagtctaggtatagTCTAAATacgcactcagttccgttgtaacagCAATGCATGGTATGGTATATTTGTTAACatataaattgatatcggcaaccATTGACTATCTATCTACAGTGTTAGATACAGTACAGCTAGTGTAGTGTATAAAGATTGGTCATACTGTActggacgtgtgaatagttgactgtagcgcgcgtgcgcacatcgacatgcaattaattaactacttgATAATGCAACCACGTGATCATTGCGGAATGTCGGTGTTTCGCAAATAAAGAAGTCCCAAGGTAACGCCCATATCCTCATCTCTGATTTAATTGGTTGCTCGATTTGCCAGCTCAGATTTGGTTGCTCGATTTGCCAGCTCAGATATTCTTCTATCACAACAATTCCTACATGTACCTAGAGCGTCTATAGAATCTTTGACATGGAAGGACATGAATGTCAAGAGccagtacgtagttgacacgTTTCCTTTTGCCACTGGCCATCATCTTTTGGAATAGGCTACCAAAGAcccaagtgtgtgtgtgtgtgcgtgcgtgtgtaacACCTGATGTTCAGTCCAACTGTCTGACAGAAACCAAGCAACTAGACGACGACCTCCGCACGATTAGAGATCAAAACCTAGAGGAATCGTGGAAACACGTCTAGCTAGGTACCACAACCTTTCACTGACTTTCAAAATTATATCTCCAATTGCAAAGTTAGAAGAAGGTGCGAAACGCTAGAAGACAATTGTGAAACGAGTGTTGCTCGACTCGCTTGTTTCAGCTGACGACGATCTTTTCGTCTGTGTGGAGACACTACAGTACAATCACAAGACAGAATCAATTATATTGtcaagaataaataaataaataaatatatatacatataaatgaatgaatgaatgaatgagtgaatgaatgaatgcataaataaataaataaatgtataagtaaataaataaataagtaaaaaataaataaataattagagGAGAGAGCTAATTGATATTGGATGTCTATCATTTATCAAATAAATGCTTATATGTGTGCATCTCCTGCAACGCAGAGTAAAAtcataattatttaattaatgatatttATTTGTACGTTTGGTTCTGCTGCATGATTGTCTTCGAGGTGACAACATCAGTTTAGAAGCTTTTGCTTGGAAGTGAAACAGTGTCTTGAGTTTATCTAAGAGTCTTCGAGTGGGAGGACGTACGTGTAATAATTAGAGTATATAGCAATGGTAACTCGCTGACGTCCCTGGAACCAGTGGCGGATCAAGAGTTTAGCTGAAGAGGGGGAACAAACGACTACAAGTtggtatgacgtcattaactttatgacgtcacacatTTGCCTTGTGACTTTACACCCGGACAGGTATACTGATAGGACATGTTCCTTACTCTGCTATAACACAAATTATGTTTGGAAAAAGAATTTAGTACATGACATGATTTATGTACTAGTCAGTACTGTCATGCTTTCTCGTAAACGTGAATTTTAAATTTGACACTGATTTGAACCATAATTAAGAGTGAAAACACAGACACGTGATTCTCAATGTCATTTACTGTTTTTGCACAAGCTGCCATCCAATTTAAATTTACACGGAAAAATGCACTGCATGCTATAGTACATTTACAGTTACTATGTCTCCTAGATAACAATATTCAGTACATTTATTTCGACAAACAACAGTTCTCCAACAACGATATACTAAAACGTCACTTCAATATATGTCCAATCTACCTATATGGCCACTCTACacaacaatcaattaattaattaaggcttGAAGCAGCTAGCATTCATACAGTACGTCTCGGATTTCTCCGGCAAACGATTCAATCACCGCAGTGTAGCCCAACGGAATTTCTTTGTGCATCGAGCCTGTCTTCGCTGCTAGTGCGGCGAAGCATGACAAACGCGAGGGCTGAGTGCCATGCATTTTCAACATTGGACGCCTAGAGTCCCAAAAAGAATATCTAGAATCTAATATGTATGTTTGGGTAGATACTCTGGTTGGTGGCTTTTAGTGTATTCTAGAGTTTCTttctttcaattaattaatttaattaattttactttTTCACATTTCTAATCTAGAGGTTTTAGTTTTTGTTTCTAATTTTTGGATGCGTTagatgtttttctttctcactaatttttataaataacaataaaaatagcAGTTGTGTGTATAGCATTAGTTGAAACGCTTCTCAAATGTTAGACTGCTCTCTTCGCTCGTCACAAGTTTTTAGCATATCCCGTATGTCGTTATTTATGGTGTTCTGTCAAGATTTTCATTGTACAGAAAGCAACATTGAGTTGGCTTGAATTTCTTTTCTACAGTCTTCGATCGGACAGTGAAAAGTCTAGAGGATTTCATCTTATAGAAATTGAAGAAGGTACTGAGCTACCGTTTAGTAGGCGACAGATCGTTGCACTGTATTGTTTTAGTtactaaatgttgatgtttCGTAAGATTGTGGACATTAATCTGTCGCTTTTTTTCAGTTGCTCAGTCTgcgatcaattaattaacgttggGAATCCTGATCTCCCACACACTGTGAGCTACCGTTCAGGAGGATTACTTGTGAGACTTAACTGCAATAGATTTATTGGACTCTCTTGTCGAGTCTCAAAGCACACATGTTATTACACACTGGAGAAAAATTAAGCGATATGAGTgcatgcagtgagtgtggaaagaagtttACTCACTCTGGTAATCTACGTGTTCATTTGAGAATACACAGTGGAGAAAGACCATATGAATGCAatgagtgtggaaagaaattTACTCAATCTGGTCATCTACAAAAACACATGAGAATACACACAAGAGAAAGAccatatgaatgcagtgagtgtggaacAAAATTTGCTCAGTCTGGTAGTCTACAAAAACACATGCGAGTACACACAGGAGAAAGAccatatgaatgcagtgagtgtggaaagaaattTACTCGATCTGGTGGTCTACGAAAACACATGAGAATACACACAGGGGAAAGAccatatgaatgcagtgagtgtggagATAATTTTGCTCAATGTAGCAATCTACATGTTCATATGAGATTGCACACAGGAGAAACACCGTATGAATGCAAGGAGTGTGAAAAGAAGTTTAGTCACTCTAGCAGTCTAAAAGTTCATAATATGAGAATGCACACAGGAGAAAGGCCATATCTAAGATctcaaagaaaagaaaaaaaataCCATTGTGAACATGGCGGAGAATACTTTGATGTTGCGGTAGTAGATAGAAGACACCAGGAAGTTCATACTCAAGAAGACACAATTGCTCAAGAGCATACAGATTTGTTATCATCTGCAAGCAGCTCTCAATCCCACTCTAATAATACTCATTTGTCTGTTCGAACTTCTTCAAGTAATGTATTTTTGTCAGTTTACTCAACATTTTATGTAATTTTGTTGTTAGTGTTTAGTGATAGAAGCTTGTTTACATTTCTATCCATTCCTTCCAATGGTGTCTGCAGTTCATCTTCTCTATGTTCCACCATCCCAATATAGCTGTGACATATGGTGTGActgtgtttatgtgtagtgACATGTTGGTGATGGAGAAAGTTGTAACGTCTTTGTCTGATGTGCTTGCCGATTCAGACGTGAATAATGAGATGAATGTACGTGATAGAGTTGATATTTCTTATGgcattgtttgtgcagttgACTATTTGCATCATCAAGTGGGAATCATTCACGGCTACATCAGCCCTACCATTGTATTTATCACATCTCGACTGACCGCCAAACTGTTAGATCCAGCAGCATCTTGTCTTGTGCATAATAAGATATGTCAACGTGCTGAGTCATATGAGGAAGATCTGCATCAACTAATTTGTCTTCTTATCAAGTTATATGACTCACATTTACAATTTTTATCTGTTTCTCGTTGTTTATGCAACATGATTAGTTGTGATGAGACTATTAGACCAAGAGAAAAATGTGTGTCTACGACATACCTGCTTGAGTTAATTGATGAATTGAGACAGAATGAGGAATACAGTTGCAGCTCACGCAGACATGAACTAAGTTTGAAAATTGAAGTTGACTAAGTTATCTGATTAGATATGAATTGACTGGTTGTGTTTGTAAAGTTAGATACATTTGTTGAAAGCAGTGTTTGCGTCTACACTTTAGCTTATTCTCTCAATTGGTTTGCAAGTCATCTGATTGTATTTATTATGGTATGTAAAATAAGGAAATTGTTTGCTCCTTCGAACCTGTAAAGCAAATAATTCGCACAATTGTCAGCGTGCAACTTAATTTGTTTATGATTTATTTCAACAAAActgtaattttattttaaaaacacaacaacaattcaGCTCTACAAGTGGCATATGTTGGAACTCTTATGGTTCTAAGCTCCTGCATGCAGTGGTGGCCGGATGCTGTTCTCGATGCTACTTTGTATTCAGTATTATATGGCAACGAGTGCAATGGACCTCTAGTTGACTATTGAGGGAATTGTGTATGGTGAACTAGCTAACTAACGATAATCCTCACCGTCACATGTATagacagattgagggatactgtgagaacattccagcagATCAAATCATGAATAGATTCAACATTGTAGAGGTTTAAATGATGGTTTTACAGGATGTCTGCTGCAGCCATGTGACAGTCAATAATCTTGCACCTTAATTGAAGAAGTTCCTCCTGCACAAAAGTGACTGAAATTAGAGATTTAGTTTAGCGTGGTTTGCAGTACAGATTAGTACAAATTTGGAGGCTGGATGGTGTATGTACAtattgttttctttgcagctaTACATGTGTACAATGTATAGGATTGTTTCTCTGATTTAATTCAACATATAATAATTGGGCTGATCTACACAACAACTGGTGTAAAAggaataaaataaaatttagtGTATGCGGTATGTAGATTGAGTGAAGCCAAGTTGTCTGTTCATGAAAACTGCTGACAAAGATCTATGTGTACGAGATCCACATACAGTTCAATCTAAATACAACACGTTGATTGTGCGCTTACTactataatttaattaacctaCTGTATATCTATTTTATTACCAAGTGACCTAGTGCAATATGGTAAGACGCTACGGTCTACGtgttatataaatatatagttTGTTAATACAATTTAAATAGCGATTTTAACAAAATACTGATTAGTAAGTTGTTTAATCTATGTAAGTACAGTACATCATAGTAAACTGTCCGAGGTTGGACTGGATATTAATTAGCGACAAGACTTCACAAACTAATCAAGCGTTTTTCatgttagctaattagctaagcagTGCTGAGCAATGGTGTTGATGATATGTAGATAATTAATGTAGATAACATATATAATATGAAACATacgggaatttattttggctaAGAAAAtaacggttaattaattaaagtctaTTGGCAAATTTTAATTCAGCGGTtgttaactaatagatatcgtTGTTggataatttattgatatagtATGTACAATATTCCTCACGCActaggtaattaattagttatgtAGCTGCGTTATCTTGTAGATTTCTATTGACAACGGCGTTCGTGGCTAACACATTTTCTTATTGGTCTCCAATACTGCGTACTGTATTGATGAAGATTCACGtgcgtgatgacgtcaacatatccggGTGGTCAAATTAATTAGCCAGGCATGTTTCCGCGTGCACAGAAACCTATACAGGCACATGTGCATATcgacagttaattaaattaaattgagaatgcaatcacgtgatcattgtGAAATCTCAACGTTAGGCAAATGAGGAAGTCGGAGGTTAACGCCCAGATCGTCATCTCTGATATAATTGGTTGTTCGATCTACCAGCTCACTTTCCTGTATCACAATTCCTGCATGTATGGCGTCTGCACCTAATTTTCAGTCCGACCGTCCGACAGACGAAGATCTGTGCACGAGAGATCAAAACCTAGAGGAATCGTGGAAACATATCTACCTCAACCTTCCACCGACTTTCAAATCTTATCTAAGCATCATATCTCCAACTGGAAAGGTAAAAGGTGCGAAACGTTGGAAGATGATTGTGGAACGAGTGCAAGAGGCTGCTGCAGGACTACGATCCTTTTCATCTCTAGAATACAATCACAAGACTTTATAATTATTAGTCATAATGGAAAGAATTTTAGCTGCATGCGTGCATCCTCCGCAACACAGAGTAAAATCATAGTTATTTTTAATAATACATTTctacatttggttttgctagtgGTTGTCTTTGAGGAGACACGTCAGCGTCTAGAGAGTCGTATCTCAGAGGTGAATGGTAGAGTCTTGAGTTTCAACTTGTTTGTGAGGTTTTTCAAGTGGGAGGATGTGCATGTAATTATAGTATGGATTACGAACTCGATCGCTATAGAAACAAGCGATAGACATAATAATTATCCTGTTTGGCATGTGTGGTATGCTCTATTATGCTACTATTCACGATAATTGCATTAGAATAGCACAGCAGGAAAAGGTCGTGCATACTCGATGAGTCATGTACAACTGGGTTACGTTCGTCTAGAGTATCATTTCCTCTCGCGGGACAAGTCCTGAACAGTTCTAGGTTTATTTTTGGACTGCATGCACGATCGCTCATCTCTATAGTTGATGACATCAGACATTCGTTTGCTCATTTGTCATTTCTCCTTTCGTCGGTCTCCGCCCGCCTACTTGCCAGTCGACCCGACCGCTCACCCGACAGTCACATGATCTTTTTGTCCATGCATGCACTTCAGAGGCGTCTAGGAATGGCATCCATGTTAGAGAGCCAACCTCAATATTTAATGTGCCGCGGTAACGGCATTAATTGTCTAACTTGAATTTATATAACCTTCGTCCATGCTTGCACCGATTgtcgcacatgcatgcacgttgTACAATGTACCgttattagctaattagctaactatATGTATACAAATAGCAAACTTTGTCATTTGGTATAGTAATGACTAATAGTCTAGAGCttagtttttgttttttagtgcCGTCTAGTGGAGCTCTTCGTTTTCTTTCACTTTCAGCTCGTTTTTTCACGATGAACTCTCTCTATATAGATCTATAGTGACCTGCTGATTGGGGGTCATGGCCCCGTGGCTCCCGTTGTATCTACGCCTATATGTACGGGTGACTTGTCTCACGTTCCGTACGTCTGTTTGCACGATTGTTTGTTGCCTCACAGTGAATTACACAATATTGGTCATTATTAGCTTACGACTACATGCACGCAGGagaattactaattaataactatCAGTTTCAGCAGGCAATTCGAAAAGCTTCATGTCTAGGTAATctgaataaataataataataacaacaacaacaatatatTTTCTAATATAACATGGGTGTAGTTCCCGTGCaggcacacacaaacattgaaacaTGGTATTTCTTAGTACAAATATTTAATTGGCCAAGCAAATGACGATAAATATATGCACGAAAGAACGAAACGTAGACATCGACGAATGCAGTTACGAACTGTTGATTTGCACAAAGAAAGCATCTACTAGATACGCGCACTACAGATAAAACTGATTTTTACAACGTAATTCGTAAGATCATTTTAACAACAAATTCTATTTTAGCTACTTtgtataaaataattaaacgAAATGACTTACACAATTGATGGCATGTTCTTATTTTAAAACTCAACGTTTTATTTGTTATACAATGTCTAAAAATGTCTAACGTTATAAAATGTCTGTAAGGACACTACAGACTGCTATATGGGCAACGCCCTATCGCCACTCCAAGAAGGGCTGTGCAAGAGTAAGTTGAgggctccacccattttggcAAAAACCGAGAAAGACGGACATCGTCATTTTCATCCGCTTCTTTAATTACTTCTTAGAATCTTTCTAGAAAAACATGCCGTGCAGACAGCTGGTATACACATACTTGCTGCTGAGCGCTCTCCCGGACAAGTTGTCGTTACCATAGCAACGCAGCCAAACTTGGCACCAGAAAACTGTCCTTAGGCTCCAGGAGGTCCTcaa encodes the following:
- the LOC134183762 gene encoding gastrula zinc finger protein XlCGF49.1-like, which codes for MLLHTGEKLSDMSACSECGKKFTHSGNLRVHLRIHSGERPYECNECGKKFTQSGHLQKHMRIHTRERPYECSECGTKFAQSGSLQKHMRVHTGERPYECSECGKKFTRSGGLRKHMRIHTGERPYECSECGDNFAQCSNLHVHMRLHTGETPYECKECEKKFSHSSSLKVHNMRMHTGERPYLRSQRKEKKYHCEHGGEYFDVAVVDRRHQEVHTQEDTIAQEHTDFV
- the LOC134179953 gene encoding uncharacterized protein LOC134179953, whose protein sequence is MFHHPNIAVTYGVTVFMCSDMLVMEKVVTSLSDVLADSDVNNEMNVRDRVDISYGIVCAVDYLHHQVGIIHGYISPTIVFITSRLTAKLLDPAASCLVHNKICQRAESYEEDLHQLICLLIKLYDSHLQFLSVSRCLCNMISCDETIRPREKCVSTTYLLELIDELRQNEEYSCSSRRHELSLKIEVD